The following are from one region of the Nostoc cf. commune SO-36 genome:
- a CDS encoding restriction endonuclease subunit R produces MTILNASNLSLEEVQRLFGFQEQYGDSFSNYLSLEPLTEPEQQELLQIRNDFRRYLTAGKVSEGQVKFLAVAPLLRLAGFYRYPIEILLEENIADVEVEDEDIKIKGRFDILAVSKAQHLKPQTYFWILLIESKNSQIDISTGLPQVLTYAYKNLDNQKSVWGLTTNGRSYQFVYIEQGNPPVYYLLPELNLMERERSSQLLQILKAICQL; encoded by the coding sequence ATGACAATTCTCAACGCGAGTAATTTATCCTTAGAAGAAGTTCAGCGTCTGTTTGGCTTTCAAGAACAGTACGGTGACTCATTTTCTAATTACTTATCTCTGGAACCTCTCACGGAACCAGAACAGCAGGAACTTCTGCAAATTAGAAATGACTTTCGACGCTATCTTACAGCAGGCAAAGTTTCTGAAGGTCAGGTAAAATTTCTTGCAGTTGCGCCTTTACTAAGATTAGCTGGTTTTTATCGCTATCCTATCGAGATTCTATTGGAGGAAAATATTGCTGATGTTGAAGTTGAAGATGAAGATATCAAAATTAAAGGAAGGTTTGATATTTTAGCTGTTAGTAAAGCTCAACATTTAAAACCGCAAACATATTTTTGGATACTGTTAATCGAATCTAAAAATAGTCAGATTGATATATCAACAGGTTTACCTCAGGTACTCACTTATGCTTATAAAAATTTAGATAATCAAAAATCAGTTTGGGGATTAACAACTAATGGTAGAAGTTATCAGTTTGTTTATATCGAACAAGGAAATCCCCCGGTTTATTATCTGTTACCAGAATTAAATTTAATGGAAAGAGAACGTTCAAGTCAGTTGCTACAAATTTTAAAAGCAATTTGTCAGCTTTAA
- a CDS encoding ABC transporter permease subunit (The N-terminal region of this protein, as described by TIGR01726, is a three transmembrane segment that identifies a subfamily of ABC transporter permease subunits, which specificities that include histidine, arginine, glutamine, glutamate, L-cystine (sic), the opines (in Agrobacterium) octopine and nopaline, etc.), protein MVKFGFVRWFVVVGFSCLLLAGCAVNPSAGKTLRIATEPTFPPFEFQKQGGELQGFSIDLMNAIALTAKFKVDFQSLPFDGMISALQAKTVDAALSSITITEERAKAISFSRPYFKAGLAIAIRTDNQDITGFDSLKNKKIAVQIGTTGAAKAKSVPGVQIRSFDSAPIALQELLNGNVDAVINDAPVTLYAINTGNLKGIKIVQQLLTEEFYGIATAKNSPNLALINDGLDRVLKNGTYAQIYQKWFQTEPPSLPAKSPFENQTKAVAPKILTSIGVILQALPSLLQGALVTLQLTILSVVFGLIGGSLIGIIRLSHIAPVRWLARAYVDFFRGTPLLVQIFMIYFGLPAISQELGFTFTFDRLTAGVIALSLNSAAYIAEVVRAGIQSIEPGQAEAAQSLGLSSVQTMSYVVFPQAFRRMIPPLGNDFISLLKDTSLVSVIGFEELLRKGQLIVADNYRAFEIYAGVAMVYLCLTLLSSQAFSRLEAWMNPIKR, encoded by the coding sequence ATGGTTAAATTTGGTTTTGTGCGCTGGTTTGTGGTTGTAGGTTTTAGCTGTTTGTTATTAGCTGGCTGTGCTGTCAACCCTAGCGCGGGGAAAACTCTACGAATTGCTACGGAACCGACGTTTCCACCTTTTGAGTTTCAAAAACAAGGTGGTGAGTTGCAGGGTTTTTCGATTGATTTGATGAATGCGATTGCACTTACAGCTAAATTTAAAGTGGATTTTCAAAGTCTGCCTTTTGATGGGATGATCTCAGCTTTGCAAGCCAAAACGGTAGATGCGGCTCTTAGTTCGATCACAATTACAGAGGAGAGGGCAAAGGCTATTTCTTTTTCCCGTCCTTATTTTAAGGCTGGATTAGCGATCGCAATTCGTACAGACAATCAAGATATTACTGGTTTTGACAGTCTCAAAAATAAAAAAATTGCAGTACAAATTGGTACAACTGGGGCTGCAAAGGCTAAAAGTGTTCCTGGGGTACAAATTCGCAGTTTTGATTCAGCACCCATAGCCCTGCAAGAATTGCTCAATGGTAATGTGGATGCAGTAATTAATGATGCGCCTGTTACTTTATATGCTATTAATACAGGCAATCTCAAGGGAATTAAAATAGTACAACAATTACTGACAGAGGAGTTTTATGGAATTGCTACGGCTAAAAATTCGCCGAATTTGGCATTGATAAATGATGGTTTGGATAGAGTGCTGAAAAATGGCACTTATGCCCAAATTTACCAAAAATGGTTTCAAACCGAACCGCCATCACTACCAGCTAAATCACCATTTGAGAATCAAACTAAAGCTGTAGCACCGAAAATATTAACTTCAATTGGCGTGATTTTGCAGGCTTTACCAAGCTTATTGCAGGGTGCATTGGTAACGTTGCAGTTGACGATACTTTCTGTAGTATTTGGTTTAATTGGCGGTTCGTTGATTGGGATTATTCGCCTTTCTCATATTGCCCCTGTGCGTTGGTTGGCGAGAGCCTATGTAGATTTTTTTCGGGGAACGCCTTTGCTGGTGCAAATTTTTATGATTTACTTTGGATTACCAGCAATTTCGCAAGAGCTTGGTTTTACATTTACTTTTGATCGCCTAACGGCTGGGGTAATTGCCTTAAGTTTGAATAGCGCTGCATACATTGCCGAAGTTGTCCGTGCGGGAATTCAATCAATTGAACCAGGGCAAGCAGAAGCAGCACAATCATTAGGTTTGAGTTCTGTGCAAACAATGAGTTATGTAGTTTTTCCCCAAGCTTTCCGGCGGATGATTCCACCTTTGGGTAATGATTTTATCAGTTTATTAAAAGATACTAGTTTAGTTTCTGTAATTGGGTTTGAAGAATTACTACGTAAAGGACAGTTAATTGTTGCTGACAATTATCGCGCTTTTGAGATTTACGCAGGTGTAGCGATGGTTTATTTATGTTTAACGTTGCTTTCTTCACAGGCGTTTAGTCGCTTAGAAGCTTGGATGAATCCCATCAAGCGTTAA
- a CDS encoding amino acid ABC transporter ATP-binding protein: MNNTIPAIIFDNIEKNFGSLKVLKGITGEINRGEVVAVIGSSGCGKSTLLRCFNRLETIDKGRLIINGINLSKPTVNYSQLRQLRTQVGMVFQQFNLFPHLCVLENMTLAPRKVLGKTPKESAQLARLYLEKVGLSDKASVYPEQLSGGQKQRVAIARSLCMNPQIMLFDEPTSALDPELVGEVLQVMQQLAAEGMTMVVVTHEMQFAREVAHQVIFLDKGIVTEQGSAYEVLTNPQSDRLRIFLSRLNSR, encoded by the coding sequence ATGAACAATACCATCCCTGCAATTATTTTTGACAATATCGAAAAAAACTTTGGTTCACTCAAAGTCCTCAAAGGAATCACGGGCGAAATCAACCGGGGAGAAGTCGTTGCAGTTATCGGTTCTTCCGGCTGTGGTAAAAGTACCTTACTACGCTGCTTCAACCGTCTAGAAACCATCGACAAAGGGCGTTTAATAATCAACGGCATTAACTTATCCAAACCCACCGTCAACTATAGCCAACTGCGGCAACTACGAACACAAGTAGGGATGGTTTTTCAACAGTTCAATCTGTTTCCCCATCTGTGCGTCTTAGAAAATATGACACTCGCACCGCGTAAAGTCTTGGGTAAAACACCGAAAGAAAGCGCCCAACTAGCGAGGTTATATCTCGAAAAAGTTGGTTTATCTGACAAAGCGTCTGTTTATCCCGAACAACTTTCTGGTGGACAAAAGCAACGAGTAGCGATTGCTCGTAGCTTATGTATGAATCCCCAAATCATGCTATTTGACGAACCCACCAGCGCCCTAGATCCCGAACTCGTCGGCGAAGTTCTGCAAGTCATGCAGCAATTAGCAGCAGAAGGGATGACAATGGTAGTTGTCACCCATGAAATGCAATTTGCGCGGGAAGTAGCCCATCAGGTGATATTTTTAGACAAAGGTATTGTGACAGAGCAAGGTTCAGCCTATGAAGTGCTAACCAATCCCCAAAGCGATCGCTTACGAATTTTTCTCAGTCGTCTCAACAGCAGATAG
- a CDS encoding PQQ-dependent sugar dehydrogenase gives MVILNYGITGVNAAPESLRPDIKIRNITNTSSVSASVRIAKDPRNNTLYYLKQNGDIYQVNLTLSTSTLVYNSSNHNVGETQGMAIGPNGTIYLVGNADLVNNQTKAVIVKGVVNSVTGQRVWSVLAKSAGYPKSKTAYDHRFNGVVVSPDGNFIYVNSGARTDHGEVQSVDGQYPNIRDVGLTTCIFRLPTNGKNLFLPNNRASLKASGYIFAEGIRNTYDMAFAPNGDLFGAENGPDRDMPEELNWLRLGGHYGFPWRIGGTDNPQQFANYNPATDRLLDSRFNAVQKGYFRNDPTFPIRPAIDFIEPILNVGPDADSYRDPVDGKVKDASTLGQSFSTFTTHRSPLGLVFDTQGVMSPEFNKDGFMLSWTPGDPTGETLPGPFKDPSQDLLHLNLTKVGTTNYKLNATRIAKGFNRPIDAEIIGNKIYVLEYGGNQGIWEVSMPTK, from the coding sequence ATGGTTATATTAAATTATGGCATTACTGGAGTAAATGCTGCACCTGAAAGCCTACGTCCTGATATTAAGATTCGCAATATTACCAATACATCTTCGGTTTCTGCTTCTGTTCGGATTGCAAAAGATCCCCGAAACAATACCCTCTATTACCTCAAACAAAATGGTGATATTTATCAAGTCAATTTAACCTTATCTACTAGTACACTAGTGTACAACTCTAGTAATCATAATGTAGGTGAAACTCAAGGAATGGCCATTGGCCCCAACGGTACAATTTATTTAGTTGGCAATGCAGACCTTGTGAATAACCAGACCAAAGCAGTTATTGTTAAAGGTGTAGTTAATTCCGTTACAGGACAGCGTGTCTGGTCTGTCTTAGCTAAGAGTGCGGGCTATCCCAAAAGCAAAACAGCCTATGACCATCGCTTCAATGGTGTGGTTGTTAGCCCCGATGGTAACTTCATCTATGTGAATAGCGGCGCTCGTACCGATCATGGTGAGGTTCAGTCTGTTGATGGTCAATATCCTAATATTCGTGACGTAGGATTAACCACTTGTATATTCCGTCTTCCTACTAATGGCAAAAATCTCTTTCTGCCAAACAATCGAGCAAGCTTGAAGGCATCTGGCTATATTTTTGCAGAAGGAATCCGCAATACTTACGATATGGCTTTTGCACCTAATGGGGATTTATTTGGTGCAGAAAATGGCCCCGATCGCGATATGCCAGAAGAATTAAATTGGCTACGTTTAGGTGGTCATTACGGCTTTCCCTGGCGTATTGGTGGGACAGATAATCCACAACAATTTGCCAATTATAATCCTGCTACTGACCGATTGCTAGATTCTCGATTTAACGCTGTTCAAAAGGGCTACTTTCGTAACGATCCAACCTTTCCAATTCGGCCTGCTATAGACTTTATAGAACCAATTCTTAATGTTGGCCCAGACGCAGACAGTTACCGCGATCCTGTAGATGGCAAAGTCAAAGATGCTAGCACTCTTGGGCAAAGTTTTAGCACTTTTACAACACACCGTTCTCCTTTGGGCTTAGTTTTTGATACACAAGGAGTAATGAGTCCAGAATTTAACAAAGATGGATTCATGTTGAGTTGGACACCAGGCGATCCGACTGGCGAAACATTACCAGGCCCTTTTAAAGATCCTAGTCAAGACCTACTGCATTTAAACTTAACTAAAGTGGGAACTACCAACTATAAACTTAATGCAACACGCATTGCCAAAGGTTTTAATAGACCCATTGATGCTGAGATTATTGGCAATAAAATTTATGTTCTAGAATATGGTGGAAATCAAGGAATTTGGGAAGTTTCTATGCCCACTAAATAA